The Sinorhizobium chiapasense genome contains a region encoding:
- a CDS encoding ABC transporter substrate-binding protein, which yields MRNLLIAVAMLLPTFAVAQEDTRPPLTVGVNAVRANFDPALALGNVDFPMTYNMFDTLVARDFSKSKDRTAYELVPGLAQSWKRIDDRTMEFSLRPDVRFHNGQPFTSADVKFTFDRILNPESDYVFAKNLLKVIERVDIVDDLTVRITTTAPSPILLHLLAYHSSDIVPKAYFESVGESGFGQKPVGTGPFAFVKLQPDESMELKANDSYFDGRPTISSLTFKAIPEVSARITALANGEVDVINSLPPDQLEAVKNLGCCEVRSALMNHHFLIYNTFNPVMADKKLRQALNLSIDRQLLVNALWDGKATLPHSAQYEAWGPELYNPDRPTPAFDPERARQLLSQSTYKGEPIQFVTHPVYYTNGVAVAEAVVQMWKAIGVNASVRVDEGWTKLKKEDPALTVRNASDWVVPTDPAVTLYMTWGKRFWKDEQRFDELAKEGETTLDSKRRYEIYQKMIDIFEDEAPGTYLYRAPEFYGVRTNIQWLPNTDYTMDFRPDNIHFK from the coding sequence ATGCGAAACCTACTCATAGCGGTCGCTATGCTACTGCCGACCTTCGCGGTCGCGCAGGAAGACACAAGACCCCCCCTCACTGTCGGCGTCAACGCGGTCCGCGCAAACTTCGATCCCGCATTGGCACTTGGGAATGTCGACTTCCCAATGACATACAATATGTTCGACACGCTCGTTGCGCGGGACTTTTCCAAAAGCAAGGATCGGACAGCTTATGAGCTTGTTCCCGGCCTAGCACAAAGCTGGAAGCGGATCGACGATCGTACCATGGAATTCTCGCTGCGGCCGGATGTGCGGTTTCACAACGGTCAGCCCTTTACCAGTGCTGATGTCAAATTCACCTTTGATCGAATCTTGAATCCGGAGTCGGACTACGTCTTTGCCAAGAATCTCCTCAAGGTGATCGAACGCGTCGACATCGTCGATGATCTGACTGTCCGGATTACCACGACAGCTCCGAGCCCGATACTGCTACACCTGCTTGCCTATCATTCGAGCGATATCGTGCCGAAAGCCTATTTCGAGTCGGTGGGAGAGAGCGGCTTCGGCCAAAAGCCGGTCGGGACGGGTCCGTTCGCTTTCGTCAAGCTCCAGCCTGACGAGAGCATGGAGCTCAAGGCCAATGACTCCTACTTCGACGGTCGGCCGACAATCTCGAGCTTGACCTTCAAGGCCATCCCGGAGGTTTCTGCGAGAATTACTGCGCTCGCGAACGGTGAGGTCGATGTCATAAACAGCCTGCCGCCGGATCAATTGGAAGCAGTCAAGAACCTGGGTTGCTGCGAGGTCCGCAGCGCATTGATGAACCATCACTTCCTTATCTACAACACCTTCAACCCAGTGATGGCCGACAAGAAACTGCGGCAGGCACTCAATCTCTCGATCGATCGCCAGTTGCTTGTGAACGCCCTGTGGGATGGCAAGGCGACGCTGCCGCACTCCGCCCAATACGAGGCCTGGGGACCGGAACTCTACAATCCCGATCGGCCAACTCCGGCCTTCGATCCCGAGCGCGCGCGCCAGTTGCTCTCGCAATCGACCTATAAGGGGGAACCGATCCAATTCGTAACTCACCCGGTCTACTACACGAATGGCGTTGCAGTCGCCGAAGCTGTCGTTCAGATGTGGAAGGCGATCGGCGTCAATGCCAGCGTTCGTGTCGATGAAGGCTGGACCAAGCTCAAAAAGGAGGACCCGGCCCTCACCGTGAGGAACGCGTCTGACTGGGTCGTGCCGACCGACCCCGCGGTCACGCTTTACATGACCTGGGGGAAGCGGTTTTGGAAAGACGAGCAGCGCTTCGACGAACTCGCCAAAGAGGGCGAGACCACACTCGATAGCAAACGTCGCTACGAAATCTATCAAAAGATGATCGATATCTTCGAGGACGAAGCGCCCGGTACGTACCTCTATCGTGCGCCGGAATTCTACGGGGTTCGGACCAACATCCAGTGGTTGCCGAACACCGACTACACCATGGATTTCCGGCCGGACAACATTCACTTCAAGTGA
- a CDS encoding ABC transporter ATP-binding protein yields the protein MNDAELLRVENLRTHFHAQDRTVKAVEGVSFSIRQGSTVCLVGESGSGKSATAFSILNLIPKSLGRIVAGKVLYQGEDLLQIPARRLRGILGNDIAMIFQEPAAALNPVYTIGNQLMEVLRTHQRCSHREARRQARELLDRVGIADAERRLDDYPHQLSGGMRQRAMIAIALSCRPKLLIADEPTTALDATVQSQILALLHELQQETGMAMLFITHDLSVVAEIADRVVVMYAGRVVEEGNVVQIFDAPRMPYTRGLLKARPQLQPGRAFPRRLSAIPGSPPELAHLASGCSFRPRCSHAVADCARQMPELDIADGHSVRCWRWREITASAARREAVA from the coding sequence ATGAACGATGCCGAACTCCTGCGCGTCGAGAATTTGCGCACCCATTTCCATGCCCAAGATCGAACTGTCAAAGCAGTCGAAGGGGTCTCGTTCTCGATTCGACAAGGGAGCACGGTCTGCCTTGTCGGAGAATCCGGCTCAGGCAAATCGGCAACCGCGTTTTCCATCCTGAACCTCATTCCGAAGTCACTGGGCCGGATTGTTGCGGGGAAGGTCCTCTATCAAGGGGAGGACCTTCTCCAAATTCCGGCGCGACGTCTGCGCGGCATTCTTGGCAACGACATCGCTATGATCTTTCAGGAGCCCGCGGCGGCGCTCAATCCAGTCTACACGATCGGCAACCAATTGATGGAGGTTCTGCGGACCCATCAGCGATGCTCTCACCGCGAAGCTCGACGCCAAGCCAGAGAACTGCTCGATCGGGTCGGTATCGCCGATGCCGAGCGGCGCCTCGATGACTATCCTCATCAGCTTTCCGGCGGTATGCGCCAGCGGGCAATGATCGCGATCGCGCTGTCATGCCGCCCGAAATTGCTGATCGCCGACGAGCCGACGACGGCCCTCGATGCCACGGTCCAATCGCAAATCCTCGCCCTTCTTCACGAACTGCAGCAGGAAACCGGCATGGCCATGCTGTTCATCACTCATGATCTCAGTGTCGTCGCCGAGATCGCTGACCGGGTCGTGGTGATGTATGCGGGCCGAGTTGTCGAAGAGGGCAATGTCGTGCAGATCTTCGACGCTCCACGAATGCCTTACACGCGCGGCCTGCTGAAAGCGCGGCCGCAGTTGCAGCCCGGCCGCGCTTTTCCGCGGCGGCTTTCCGCCATCCCCGGCAGCCCTCCGGAACTTGCTCATCTGGCGAGCGGCTGTTCCTTCCGTCCGCGCTGCAGCCATGCCGTCGCCGACTGTGCACGGCAGATGCCGGAACTCGACATCGCCGACGGCCACAGTGTCCGTTGTTGGCGTTGGCGAGAAATCACCGCATCTGCCGCGAGGCGGGAGGCTGTAGCATGA
- a CDS encoding ABC transporter ATP-binding protein, with translation MPPFSGASLLDVEDLRVHLPLRSRSLFRPKQFIKAVDGASFSILPGEIVALVGESGSGKTTLGRSLLRLTPPSSGRVRFKGVDLTTLTPKEMRSFRRHMQMVFQDPYSSLNPRMTVGEIVGEPLSIHHAHLTARARLERVAELLSRVGISPTHAVRYPHSFSGGQRQRIAIARALSTEPDFIVADEPISALDVSVQAQIINLILELKDKLSLTMLFISHDLRAVSHIADRVIVMYLGRIMEIAPSAMFWDGPAHPYTEALLAALPVEHPKFRRNRVVLKGEVPSAVSPPSGCVFRTRCPIASPECAAASPALRQVAPGHWTACIKQKSFDLKG, from the coding sequence ATGCCGCCCTTCAGCGGTGCGTCTCTGCTTGACGTCGAGGATCTTCGGGTTCACCTGCCACTGCGCAGCAGGTCGCTGTTCCGTCCCAAGCAGTTCATCAAAGCTGTCGACGGAGCATCGTTTTCGATATTGCCCGGCGAGATCGTCGCTCTGGTAGGCGAATCCGGTTCAGGCAAGACGACGCTGGGGCGCAGCTTGCTGCGGCTGACGCCGCCGAGTTCCGGCCGGGTTCGCTTCAAAGGGGTCGATCTGACGACCTTGACGCCAAAGGAAATGCGTTCCTTTCGGCGCCATATGCAGATGGTGTTCCAGGATCCCTACAGCAGCCTCAACCCACGCATGACCGTCGGGGAAATCGTCGGTGAACCGCTGTCGATCCATCATGCTCATCTGACCGCACGAGCACGGCTTGAGCGTGTGGCAGAACTCCTCTCACGGGTCGGAATTTCGCCGACGCATGCCGTGCGCTACCCGCACAGCTTCAGCGGCGGTCAACGCCAACGGATCGCCATCGCCAGAGCACTGTCGACCGAGCCGGATTTCATCGTCGCTGATGAGCCGATTTCGGCGCTCGATGTTTCGGTTCAGGCGCAGATCATCAACTTGATCTTGGAGCTGAAGGACAAGCTGTCTCTGACAATGCTCTTCATCTCGCATGATCTGCGCGCGGTCAGCCACATCGCCGACCGGGTGATCGTCATGTATCTCGGTCGGATCATGGAGATCGCCCCTTCGGCAATGTTCTGGGATGGGCCTGCGCATCCCTACACCGAAGCGCTGCTGGCCGCTCTGCCGGTCGAGCATCCAAAGTTTCGACGAAACCGGGTGGTTCTGAAAGGCGAAGTTCCGAGTGCCGTGTCACCGCCGTCCGGCTGCGTCTTTCGAACCAGGTGCCCGATTGCAAGCCCGGAATGTGCAGCGGCTTCACCGGCACTGCGCCAGGTTGCGCCAGGGCACTGGACGGCCTGCATCAAACAAAAATCTTTCGATTTGAAGGGGTGA
- a CDS encoding alkaline phosphatase family protein, with product MIDGVNSDYLENHRERLPNLSALADSGYRVRRMRSAVPATSMPGRASILTGVDADRHGVFGNRVLIDGAFIAAEVEHLLVPTIATFASRAGLDVACVGHALIDPEDTSVYVPPSWMRGPGFTKVPIDGSAPYLLRVKDPRGRLAGVPLPSFVQESARPDLVSRVTATLIDDQLTVSVAARLIGSKEPPDLVVTEINAPDMFQHEFGCESEEAHFSIAFADSLVGLCLDALRRSGRLDDYVIAITSDHGHGNINTSILPELVIPGKTFCTEGATLHVLVDNDADRAEVTRRLAAVGAEPWNDAHLPVELRERIATFVAPPQHDFELVPAGHPADQPLGRPKYKATHGFRPGMPADDRICIMSGAGLPSAVAEGAEATRLAPTLASILGLSTEMFPDRPLFG from the coding sequence ATGATCGACGGCGTGAACTCGGACTATCTTGAGAACCATCGGGAGAGGCTCCCGAATTTATCTGCTCTGGCCGACAGCGGATATCGCGTTCGCCGGATGCGTTCCGCCGTACCGGCGACCTCCATGCCGGGTCGGGCTTCCATCCTCACAGGTGTCGATGCAGACAGGCACGGGGTTTTTGGTAATCGCGTTCTGATCGACGGAGCATTCATCGCGGCCGAGGTGGAGCATCTTCTTGTGCCGACAATTGCAACCTTTGCTTCACGCGCGGGCCTGGACGTGGCCTGCGTCGGGCATGCTCTCATCGACCCGGAAGATACCTCCGTCTATGTTCCGCCCAGTTGGATGCGCGGCCCCGGTTTCACCAAGGTTCCGATCGACGGCAGTGCCCCCTACCTCCTGAGAGTCAAAGATCCGCGCGGTCGCTTGGCAGGTGTTCCCCTGCCTTCCTTCGTTCAGGAGTCCGCAAGGCCGGATCTCGTCTCTCGGGTCACTGCGACGCTCATCGACGACCAATTGACCGTCTCCGTCGCCGCAAGGCTGATCGGTTCTAAAGAACCGCCTGATCTGGTCGTCACCGAAATTAATGCCCCGGACATGTTCCAGCATGAGTTCGGCTGCGAGAGCGAAGAGGCCCATTTCTCTATTGCCTTTGCCGACTCTCTCGTTGGACTTTGCCTGGACGCCTTGCGCCGATCCGGCCGGCTCGACGACTACGTGATCGCGATTACCAGCGATCACGGTCACGGTAACATCAACACTTCGATCCTGCCTGAGCTGGTTATTCCCGGAAAAACGTTTTGCACTGAGGGTGCGACGCTGCACGTCCTGGTCGACAACGATGCCGATCGTGCGGAGGTTACGCGAAGGCTCGCCGCCGTGGGGGCGGAACCTTGGAATGATGCACATTTGCCGGTAGAACTTCGCGAGCGCATTGCTACTTTCGTGGCTCCGCCGCAGCATGATTTCGAACTAGTGCCAGCCGGGCATCCGGCTGACCAACCGCTCGGTCGACCGAAATACAAAGCCACCCATGGATTTCGACCAGGCATGCCTGCGGACGATCGTATCTGCATTATGTCCGGGGCCGGTCTGCCAAGTGCGGTGGCGGAAGGAGCTGAAGCCACACGCCTTGCGCCGACGCTTGCATCCATCCTTGGGCTATCCACAGAGATGTTTCCTGATCGGCCGCTTTTCGGGTAA
- the phnF gene encoding phosphonate metabolism transcriptional regulator PhnF, which translates to MKRWEVVRSGILSDIHAGAFENGRLPGDLALAERFGVNRHTVRNAIKILESEGALRVQHGVGTFVADDFISHTLGSDPRFTFKLLGQNKSVKREILSINEISVEPDIATHLKIAPSALVTAVRTTSFINDWPLATGTAYFPVERVPGLATAFEGLNSPTAALKRCGIPKYKRKWTRITARRPTQQEARLLRISSSSPVLFETNVDVAPDGLPIKYAFGVIRADRYEYLIEADD; encoded by the coding sequence ATGAAACGTTGGGAAGTGGTTCGCTCCGGAATACTCAGCGATATCCATGCAGGAGCCTTCGAGAACGGTCGCCTGCCTGGGGACCTGGCTTTGGCAGAACGATTTGGCGTCAATCGCCACACCGTTCGAAACGCCATCAAGATTTTGGAGTCTGAAGGAGCTCTGCGCGTGCAACATGGTGTCGGTACCTTCGTTGCCGACGATTTCATTTCGCACACCTTGGGCAGTGATCCGAGATTTACGTTCAAACTTCTTGGCCAGAACAAGTCGGTCAAGCGGGAGATCTTGTCGATCAACGAGATCTCTGTCGAACCGGATATTGCGACGCATTTGAAGATTGCGCCCTCGGCGCTCGTGACGGCCGTCAGGACGACTTCGTTCATCAACGATTGGCCCCTGGCGACCGGGACGGCCTATTTTCCGGTCGAGCGAGTTCCTGGTCTCGCCACGGCGTTCGAGGGGCTGAACTCTCCGACTGCGGCCCTGAAGCGCTGTGGCATTCCGAAATACAAGCGAAAATGGACGCGGATTACCGCCCGAAGGCCCACCCAGCAAGAGGCCCGTCTGTTGCGAATATCATCGTCCAGCCCGGTGCTCTTCGAGACCAATGTCGATGTGGCTCCGGATGGATTACCTATCAAATACGCCTTCGGCGTCATACGAGCCGACAGATATGAATACCTGATAGAAGCCGATGACTAA
- the phnG gene encoding phosphonate C-P lyase system protein PhnG — protein MQVRNQIENRQRWMAVLARTRCDDLERAWSDLPIAPQYEWLRRPETGLVLVRGRAGGTGSAFNLGEATMTRCALRLADGTTGFAFVLGRDQRHAELAAVFDALLQRADEVAAESRALVARFEAMQASRRELKSRKTASTKVDFFAMARGTSLE, from the coding sequence ATGCAAGTGCGCAATCAAATTGAAAACAGACAGCGATGGATGGCGGTTCTGGCGCGAACGAGGTGCGATGACCTCGAGCGCGCATGGAGCGATCTGCCCATCGCGCCACAATATGAATGGCTACGCCGGCCCGAGACCGGCCTCGTGCTGGTGCGTGGACGCGCAGGCGGTACCGGCAGCGCGTTCAACCTCGGTGAGGCCACGATGACCCGATGTGCCCTGAGGCTAGCCGATGGAACGACGGGGTTCGCCTTCGTGCTCGGACGCGACCAACGCCATGCGGAACTGGCGGCGGTCTTCGATGCGCTCCTGCAGCGGGCGGACGAGGTCGCGGCCGAGAGTCGTGCACTGGTCGCTCGATTTGAAGCGATGCAAGCGAGCCGCCGTGAGCTGAAGAGCCGCAAGACGGCTTCCACAAAGGTCGATTTTTTTGCAATGGCGCGAGGCACGAGTCTGGAATGA
- the phnH gene encoding phosphonate C-P lyase system protein PhnH, producing MMSVMDTSGIEPGFTNPVFDSQDTFRRILDAYAYVGRPQRLGFEATAVGPLAPATVSVCLTLADFETPVWLDSRSNDIDVRNYLGFHCGTPFVTGADEAAFAIVADPMTMPRLAEFHLGSELEPQTSTTVVVQVPCLTGGPPVRWSGPGIQHEASVAIEGLPSWFWEEWPLNQELYPIGVDVLFTSGNAIIALPRSISVEI from the coding sequence ATGATGAGCGTTATGGACACCTCCGGGATCGAGCCCGGATTCACGAATCCTGTCTTCGACAGCCAGGACACGTTCCGCCGTATTCTGGATGCCTATGCCTATGTGGGCCGCCCGCAAAGGCTTGGCTTTGAAGCGACGGCAGTCGGACCGCTCGCACCGGCGACCGTTTCCGTTTGCCTCACATTGGCAGACTTCGAAACGCCAGTCTGGCTCGATTCCCGATCCAATGACATCGATGTCCGCAACTACCTCGGGTTCCACTGTGGGACGCCGTTCGTCACTGGCGCCGACGAAGCGGCATTTGCCATCGTGGCGGATCCGATGACGATGCCGCGCCTGGCAGAGTTTCACCTAGGAAGCGAGTTGGAGCCCCAGACGTCGACGACCGTCGTTGTCCAGGTGCCGTGTTTGACGGGTGGTCCGCCGGTTCGGTGGAGTGGTCCGGGCATCCAGCATGAGGCCTCGGTCGCTATCGAGGGGCTTCCCTCGTGGTTCTGGGAAGAGTGGCCACTCAATCAAGAGCTTTATCCTATCGGCGTCGATGTCCTCTTTACTTCCGGAAACGCAATCATTGCTCTTCCTCGCAGCATATCGGTGGAGATCTAA
- a CDS encoding carbon-phosphorus lyase complex subunit PhnI, whose protein sequence is MAYVAVKGGEQAILNSHRLVAEDRRGDPEVPALNVSQIAEQLGLAVDRVMCEGSVYDRELAALALKQAQGDAVEAIFLLRAFRTTLPRVGVSKPIDTDRMAIQRRISATFKDVPGGQVLGSTYEYTHRLLDFDLLDNAEAEVTRAELAATPLDANCPRAFDSISDEGLIEAEAPAPEEASVFDLTREPMALPAGRDQRLQNLARGDEGFVVGLAYSALRGYGAAHPYVGETRVGDVAIEVVPEELGFPVSIGDITVTECQMLDLFAGSDDEPARFTRGYGLSFGKSERKAMGMAIVDRSLRSREYGEDVKYPAQDEEFVLSHTDNLEAAGFVSHLTLPHYVDFQGDLQFIRQLREEQAGSRSTKEAAE, encoded by the coding sequence ATGGCTTATGTGGCTGTAAAAGGAGGCGAGCAGGCTATCCTCAACTCGCACCGTTTGGTTGCGGAGGATCGGCGTGGCGATCCTGAAGTTCCCGCACTCAACGTTTCTCAGATCGCCGAGCAACTCGGTCTCGCCGTCGACCGCGTGATGTGCGAGGGTTCTGTCTACGACAGAGAGCTTGCGGCCCTGGCATTGAAGCAGGCCCAGGGCGACGCAGTCGAGGCGATCTTCCTCCTCCGGGCGTTTCGGACGACCTTACCGCGTGTCGGGGTGTCGAAGCCGATCGATACGGATCGCATGGCTATTCAGCGACGGATCTCCGCGACCTTCAAGGACGTTCCCGGCGGACAGGTCCTCGGTTCGACCTACGAATACACGCATCGACTGCTTGATTTCGACCTCCTCGACAACGCTGAGGCCGAGGTGACGAGAGCGGAACTGGCTGCGACCCCCCTTGACGCCAATTGTCCACGTGCTTTTGACAGCATCTCGGATGAAGGCCTGATCGAGGCAGAAGCGCCTGCGCCTGAGGAAGCGTCGGTTTTCGACCTGACGCGAGAGCCCATGGCACTGCCGGCCGGGCGCGACCAGCGTTTGCAGAATCTTGCCCGCGGCGATGAAGGATTTGTCGTGGGATTGGCGTATTCCGCCCTGCGTGGCTATGGCGCGGCCCATCCCTATGTCGGCGAAACCCGGGTCGGAGACGTTGCAATCGAAGTCGTTCCGGAGGAACTGGGCTTTCCCGTTTCAATAGGGGACATCACCGTCACCGAATGCCAGATGCTGGACTTGTTTGCAGGCTCGGACGACGAGCCGGCACGCTTCACGCGTGGATATGGTCTATCCTTTGGAAAGAGTGAGCGCAAGGCAATGGGAATGGCGATCGTCGATCGCTCATTGCGGTCCCGCGAATACGGCGAGGATGTGAAATACCCCGCGCAGGACGAAGAATTCGTTCTTTCTCATACCGACAATCTCGAGGCGGCCGGGTTCGTTTCACATCTGACCTTGCCCCACTACGTCGATTTCCAGGGTGACCTGCAGTTCATACGACAGCTGCGCGAGGAGCAGGCCGGCAGCCGTTCAACCAAGGAGGCCGCCGAATGA